A section of the Zavarzinella sp. genome encodes:
- a CDS encoding serine/threonine-protein kinase: MSSSFSCTRCSTPLPVGVLSCPSCGEQFELDQFTNTLIARRAESVTISEVTAPTQDITVGDDAPTVDVPSKTSPAIPEYDEEVEQLPHAPVIPGYCLFKELGAGGMGAVFLAQQRLTRKLFAIKVISDHRRNSPEHVERFRREARSQAQIDHPNVVKVHHVGGPDELPHFTMEYLQANSLSELLKTGPLAAEQAVKIIRDSCLGVQAAHAQGIIHRDLKPGNILLTTDGVAKVADFGLAKVNGDDSLTFTDAVMGTLRYMSPMQAKGEKATPACDVFALGATLHYALTKFNPFKDLDEKQILLAKATSQESLLLPPNQLNHSICPIISAIVDKATAHEPADRYQTAADFAADLEAWLQKEPTTARPLTGLQKIRWRVRKHRKQITMTLLAVMATAAVGFAAAMTFGNPTSQLPPQSLSAPQVVVDPLAEMEKDLAALQPGEKYVVVGPTGLPKWHQWPVGDAILGNTIFGDNSASFQTQIVSMLKLVHNPMHERYRVRFELRHGTFPGKASRVGFFFGFEDAETSDGERAMRAIVLKYSDFLRDGDQTPPAVLASHKTYIDDERAFQHNGKWIHQGSQVFSGGPGASLLGFQPMNAISRMNDYRTFWCDVTPEGIALNMQFADHVKTAFYSKENLDSGHRPGGLNHTFSNGVTARFLPWSPKRPLGIYANNTTIAFRNVTIEKLPLIKGKNEQ; encoded by the coding sequence GTGTCTTCATCCTTTTCCTGCACTCGATGTTCCACGCCACTTCCAGTGGGGGTGCTGTCCTGTCCCAGTTGTGGTGAGCAGTTCGAACTCGACCAGTTCACCAACACTTTGATCGCCAGGCGTGCCGAAAGTGTTACCATTTCAGAAGTAACTGCACCAACGCAGGATATCACTGTTGGGGATGATGCACCCACCGTCGATGTACCGAGCAAAACTTCCCCCGCGATCCCGGAATACGACGAAGAAGTCGAACAATTGCCCCACGCACCGGTGATTCCGGGCTATTGCCTTTTCAAAGAACTGGGTGCTGGTGGCATGGGGGCTGTTTTTCTGGCTCAACAACGCCTGACCCGCAAGCTCTTTGCCATCAAAGTAATATCCGATCACCGTCGAAATTCGCCGGAACATGTGGAACGCTTCCGCCGCGAAGCCCGTTCCCAGGCACAGATCGACCACCCGAACGTGGTAAAAGTGCACCACGTGGGGGGACCTGACGAGTTGCCCCACTTTACGATGGAATATCTTCAGGCAAATTCGCTCAGCGAATTGCTGAAAACTGGTCCATTGGCAGCGGAACAGGCGGTGAAGATCATCCGCGATAGTTGCCTCGGTGTACAGGCCGCCCACGCGCAGGGAATTATCCACCGCGATCTGAAGCCCGGCAACATTCTTTTGACAACAGATGGGGTTGCGAAAGTTGCTGATTTTGGCCTGGCGAAAGTGAATGGGGATGATTCGTTGACCTTTACTGATGCGGTGATGGGCACACTGCGTTACATGTCGCCGATGCAGGCAAAAGGTGAGAAAGCAACCCCTGCCTGTGATGTTTTTGCATTGGGTGCCACTCTGCATTACGCATTGACAAAGTTCAATCCATTCAAAGACCTCGATGAAAAGCAGATATTACTTGCCAAGGCAACTTCTCAGGAAAGTTTGTTGCTTCCACCAAATCAGTTGAATCATTCGATCTGCCCAATCATCAGCGCGATTGTTGATAAAGCAACCGCACATGAACCTGCTGATCGGTATCAGACTGCTGCTGATTTCGCTGCCGACCTGGAGGCCTGGCTGCAAAAAGAGCCCACCACAGCCAGACCATTAACAGGTTTGCAGAAAATACGCTGGAGGGTAAGGAAGCACCGGAAACAGATTACGATGACGTTGCTGGCGGTAATGGCGACTGCGGCAGTTGGCTTTGCTGCGGCAATGACATTCGGAAACCCAACGTCGCAGTTGCCCCCACAATCGCTGTCAGCACCGCAAGTGGTGGTTGACCCGCTGGCAGAGATGGAAAAAGATTTAGCAGCCCTGCAACCGGGTGAAAAATACGTGGTAGTCGGCCCCACCGGATTGCCAAAGTGGCACCAGTGGCCAGTAGGGGATGCAATACTCGGAAACACAATTTTTGGGGATAATTCAGCAAGCTTTCAGACTCAAATTGTTTCAATGCTCAAGCTGGTTCACAATCCCATGCACGAACGGTATCGAGTACGGTTCGAGTTAAGGCATGGGACATTTCCCGGCAAAGCATCTCGCGTTGGGTTTTTCTTCGGATTTGAAGATGCTGAAACATCCGATGGCGAACGTGCCATGCGTGCAATCGTACTTAAATACAGTGATTTTCTACGAGATGGTGATCAAACACCACCTGCGGTGCTGGCAAGCCATAAAACTTATATTGATGATGAACGTGCATTTCAACACAATGGAAAATGGATCCATCAGGGATCGCAGGTGTTCTCCGGAGGTCCCGGCGCGAGTTTGTTGGGATTTCAGCCAATGAATGCAATCTCCCGCATGAACGATTATCGCACCTTTTGGTGCGATGTGACCCCGGAAGGGATTGCGTTGAACATGCAATTTGCAGATCATGTAAAAACTGCCTTTTATTCAAAAGAAAATCTAGATAGTGGGCACCGTCCCGGTGGGCTGAACCATACTTTCAGTAATGGCGTGACAGCACGCTTTCTACCTTGGAGTCCCAAACGTCCCCTGGGCATCTACGCCAATAATACAACTATTGCATTTCGCAATGTGACTATTGAAAAATTACCTTTAATTAAAGGGAAAAATGAGCAGTAA
- a CDS encoding FHA domain-containing protein: protein MKARLIPLDDGPEIELVKELTVIGRKENCDLIIDHKSISKVHCAVLLADGLVMIRDLGSTNGTHVNGQRIRRAALLPNDQVSIASFKYSVTYGVAKPAPSANSNEHTQQLNTREVLQLLKHRDEPNTLDSDSELEVPEVQVNELPDAYPEPKPGEKKRSEG from the coding sequence ATGAAAGCACGGCTGATTCCGTTAGATGATGGCCCCGAAATTGAACTGGTGAAGGAATTAACCGTCATTGGCCGCAAAGAAAACTGTGATCTGATCATCGATCACAAAAGTATTTCCAAAGTCCATTGTGCTGTGCTGCTGGCTGATGGGCTGGTGATGATCCGCGATCTGGGCAGCACTAACGGCACCCACGTGAACGGTCAACGGATTCGTCGAGCCGCACTGTTGCCCAACGATCAGGTGTCAATTGCCTCATTCAAGTACTCCGTTACGTATGGTGTTGCCAAACCAGCACCCAGCGCCAATTCCAACGAACATACTCAGCAATTGAACACAAGAGAAGTACTCCAATTGCTGAAGCACCGCGACGAACCGAATACGCTGGACAGCGATTCCGAACTGGAAGTTCCTGAAGTCCAGGTCAACGAACTCCCCGATGCTTACCCGGAACCAAAACCAGGCGAGAAAAAACGCAGCGAAGGATAA
- a CDS encoding DinB family protein: MSFSELIENYQQGPKLLAEAIAGMTDEQLKARPVPGKWSTMEVVSHIADFEPILCDRMFRVISHERPLLLVADENLFHETTHPNERDIAAEMNLIQAMRTKMYGILKKLPTDAATRFGVHSFKGLVSLEAVVQAATNHIPHHLKFISQKRAALGI, encoded by the coding sequence ATGTCGTTTTCCGAATTGATCGAAAATTATCAGCAAGGGCCGAAGTTATTGGCCGAGGCCATTGCAGGAATGACGGACGAACAATTAAAAGCCCGTCCCGTACCTGGGAAGTGGAGCACCATGGAAGTGGTCTCCCACATTGCCGATTTTGAGCCAATTCTGTGCGACCGAATGTTTCGCGTAATCTCCCACGAACGCCCGTTGCTGCTGGTGGCTGACGAAAACCTGTTTCACGAAACCACCCACCCGAACGAGCGGGATATTGCCGCCGAAATGAATCTGATTCAGGCGATGCGTACCAAAATGTACGGCATTCTGAAGAAATTGCCCACCGATGCGGCCACCCGCTTTGGGGTGCATAGTTTCAAGGGGCTGGTTTCTTTGGAAGCGGTTGTTCAGGCAGCCACCAACCACATTCCCCACCATTTGAAGTTTATTAGCCAAAAACGCGCTGCACTTGGGATATGA
- a CDS encoding ion transporter yields MNISEERPTTPVRAKLYDIIFLADTRAGRWFDLLLIWGILFSVGLVILDSVPRYHRVYGKEIILLEWVFTVIFTIEYLLRLYSVRHPRHYVFSYFGVVDLISIAPMYVGLFVPTAHGFMIIRMLRVLRIFRILKLTQYLRESKTLADALIASRRKIGVFLFVVLVLLTITGSLMYLIEGEENGFTDIPTSIYWSIVTMTTVGYGDISPQTSLGRFAASLVMILGYSVIAVPTGIVTAELSHSQTTGRFTCSRCANHRNDNDARFCKLCGNCLFEPKDPPPNPTPPLE; encoded by the coding sequence ATGAATATTTCAGAAGAACGCCCCACCACGCCGGTGCGGGCAAAACTGTACGACATCATCTTTCTTGCAGACACCCGCGCAGGGCGATGGTTCGATTTGCTATTAATCTGGGGGATTCTGTTCAGTGTCGGTCTGGTGATTCTGGACAGTGTGCCACGTTATCACCGCGTGTATGGCAAAGAAATCATCCTGCTCGAGTGGGTCTTTACCGTCATTTTTACCATCGAGTACCTGTTGCGGCTTTACTCGGTGCGTCATCCAAGACATTATGTCTTCAGCTATTTCGGTGTGGTCGACCTCATATCCATCGCACCGATGTACGTAGGCTTGTTTGTGCCGACAGCACATGGGTTTATGATCATTCGGATGCTCCGTGTCTTGCGTATTTTCCGTATCCTCAAGCTGACACAGTACTTACGCGAATCAAAGACACTGGCAGATGCCCTGATTGCCTCCCGCCGCAAGATTGGTGTTTTTCTCTTTGTTGTGTTGGTATTGTTAACGATTACTGGTTCGCTGATGTATCTGATTGAAGGGGAAGAAAACGGATTCACCGATATCCCCACTTCGATTTACTGGTCAATCGTCACGATGACAACCGTGGGATACGGGGATATTTCGCCGCAGACAAGTTTAGGGCGATTTGCCGCTTCTCTGGTCATGATTCTGGGGTATAGCGTGATTGCCGTTCCCACCGGTATTGTCACGGCAGAATTGAGCCACTCACAGACAACAGGACGGTTTACGTGCAGCCGCTGTGCGAACCACCGCAACGACAATGATGCTCGCTTCTGCAAACTATGCGGCAATTGCCTCTTTGAGCCTAAGGATCCCCCACCGAACCCTACCCCACCTTTGGAGTGA
- a CDS encoding DUF4392 domain-containing protein yields MISGFTKNQVRCLQRLASVIQIDITHRGWAKGSHNFLTILPDDFPTAVQSIVSCPRPQLAIVTGFAITRVSPPRPETDGPLGAIFLHRVCKQLQISCKIIVDEPTYGAMRTCEQWYPGLTADLIYFPTEITETATNDWQQTHLKDISHLIALERVGPSRQFPEHCFSMAARNITAFTAPLHRLFEAPTCHTIGIGDGGNEIGMGKLSGETIPDNIPNGETIACRIPTDELILCGISNWGAYALGTALAWLHQLPLDEILDENQELYHLDQMVANGEFVDGVTALATATVDGVSFSEYIRIFGALKTALEDENDARK; encoded by the coding sequence ATGATTAGCGGCTTCACGAAGAACCAGGTGCGTTGCTTACAACGACTTGCAAGTGTGATTCAGATCGATATCACCCACCGTGGCTGGGCGAAAGGATCTCATAATTTTTTAACAATTTTACCAGATGATTTTCCCACCGCAGTGCAATCGATCGTATCCTGCCCCAGGCCGCAACTGGCGATTGTCACAGGGTTTGCGATTACCAGAGTTTCCCCGCCTCGACCGGAAACGGATGGCCCACTGGGGGCAATTTTTCTGCATCGGGTCTGCAAGCAGCTTCAAATCTCCTGCAAAATCATTGTGGATGAACCCACATACGGTGCGATGCGGACGTGCGAGCAGTGGTATCCAGGGCTGACAGCAGATCTGATTTATTTTCCCACCGAAATTACAGAAACTGCCACCAATGACTGGCAACAGACCCACCTGAAGGATATTTCGCACCTGATTGCTCTGGAACGGGTGGGCCCCAGCAGACAATTTCCAGAACATTGTTTTTCGATGGCTGCACGCAACATTACAGCGTTTACTGCCCCACTGCACAGGCTGTTTGAGGCTCCCACGTGCCATACGATTGGCATTGGCGATGGTGGCAACGAAATTGGCATGGGGAAACTGTCCGGGGAAACAATCCCAGACAACATTCCGAACGGTGAAACGATCGCCTGCCGCATTCCCACCGACGAGCTGATTTTATGTGGCATCAGCAATTGGGGAGCGTACGCACTGGGCACTGCCCTGGCCTGGCTGCACCAGCTACCCCTGGATGAGATTCTGGACGAAAACCAGGAACTGTACCACCTTGACCAGATGGTGGCAAATGGTGAATTTGTAGATGGTGTGACTGCGTTGGCCACTGCCACTGTCGATGGAGTTAGTTTTTCAGAATATATCCGAATATTTGGTGCGTTGAAAACAGCACTCGAAGATGAAAATGACGCCCGAAAATAA
- a CDS encoding glycosyltransferase family 4 protein, translating into MPEPYLLVTEGVSLASQDQHARTWAVRLAEMGHQVHLICRTNQADQVLIPATISVHRTSSGMLGIPTLVKILRKLPPDAPAMVFGYRAARDFRLATMGKPRRWLAVLDHAIPHHAFNRWVLQSAERIITPARWEGITVPQTVCPPAVDCPPKVVHFRQKLEISPHPTVLLTVGHWDGLHDAYDVVWAYELLRYGNPTLIPVYAGNGPARGEIEALTRAMGDEDYRARFLDGPTIGESLMADADIVAVTRRSKDGLRTIAEAMWAGKAVIAYDHPGVRLLVRDGENGFIISVGDIPAYARKLHLLATQPSLRQQLGQQARVDIRLLQRTWNPFLQPSAPKSETTTDSISLMKDFS; encoded by the coding sequence ATGCCTGAGCCCTATCTGCTGGTTACGGAAGGAGTTTCTCTGGCCTCACAGGATCAACACGCCCGAACGTGGGCAGTGCGGCTAGCTGAAATGGGTCATCAGGTGCACCTGATCTGTCGCACCAATCAAGCTGACCAAGTATTGATACCTGCCACGATTTCGGTGCATCGCACATCGTCTGGGATGCTGGGTATTCCCACACTCGTGAAGATTTTGCGAAAATTACCACCCGACGCACCTGCGATGGTGTTTGGCTATCGTGCCGCCCGAGATTTCCGGCTGGCAACGATGGGGAAGCCACGTCGCTGGCTTGCCGTTCTGGATCATGCAATACCTCACCACGCTTTCAACAGGTGGGTGCTGCAAAGTGCCGAACGGATTATCACACCCGCCAGGTGGGAAGGAATTACTGTTCCCCAGACAGTTTGCCCACCTGCCGTGGATTGTCCCCCAAAAGTGGTGCATTTTCGCCAGAAGTTGGAAATTTCTCCCCACCCCACCGTTTTGCTGACGGTGGGGCATTGGGATGGCCTTCACGATGCCTACGATGTCGTTTGGGCCTACGAATTACTGCGTTATGGTAATCCTACTTTAATTCCTGTCTATGCCGGCAATGGCCCAGCACGTGGCGAAATTGAAGCGTTAACGCGGGCGATGGGAGATGAAGACTACCGGGCCCGCTTTCTGGATGGCCCCACAATTGGGGAATCGCTTATGGCCGATGCTGATATTGTGGCGGTTACCAGAAGGTCGAAAGATGGCCTGAGAACCATTGCGGAGGCGATGTGGGCTGGAAAGGCCGTGATTGCGTATGACCACCCCGGAGTCCGGCTATTGGTGCGTGATGGTGAGAATGGCTTCATTATTTCGGTGGGGGATATTCCAGCGTATGCCCGCAAACTGCATCTGCTTGCTACCCAGCCAAGCCTGAGACAGCAGTTGGGACAACAGGCACGCGTGGATATTCGGCTGTTACAACGCACCTGGAACCCATTCCTACAGCCGAGTGCACCAAAAAGTGAAACAACAACCGACTCGATAAGTTTAATGAAAGATTTTTCATGA
- the hpt gene encoding hypoxanthine phosphoribosyltransferase — translation MKILLTEDAIRQRVDLLAAQMNSQYGNQPITIVGVLTGCIVLLADLIRRLEMPIRIALIQASSYRGETTTSGELRISRDFLPDLRGRDVVLIDDILDTGKTIAYLKEHLLAMNVQSVRTCVLLRKIGRQIVPFEPDYIGFEIPDEFVVGYGLDYNDEYRNLPYIGVLNQDA, via the coding sequence ATGAAAATCCTGCTTACCGAAGACGCCATTCGACAACGAGTCGATTTACTGGCGGCCCAGATGAACAGTCAGTATGGCAACCAGCCAATCACCATTGTGGGGGTGCTGACCGGGTGTATTGTGCTGCTGGCGGACCTGATCCGTCGGCTGGAAATGCCGATCCGCATCGCTCTGATCCAGGCCAGCAGTTATCGTGGGGAAACCACCACTTCGGGCGAACTCCGGATTTCACGGGATTTTCTGCCCGATCTGCGTGGGCGGGATGTTGTTCTGATCGACGACATTCTGGATACTGGGAAAACAATCGCCTACCTGAAAGAACATTTACTCGCAATGAATGTGCAGTCCGTTCGCACGTGCGTGCTGTTGCGCAAAATCGGTCGCCAGATAGTCCCATTTGAACCAGATTACATTGGGTTTGAAATTCCCGATGAATTCGTGGTAGGTTACGGCCTCGATTACAACGATGAATACCGCAATCTGCCATACATCGGGGTGCTGAATCAGGATGCCTGA
- a CDS encoding ATP-binding cassette domain-containing protein codes for MAIFDVQNVHISLAGQPILRNLSFSIEKGESVCIIGQSGCGKTVLLKLLVGLLSPTAGELVFDGKSLQTLTGKQLQAMRQRIGLLFQSGALFDSLSAIDNVIFPLQARGIGVAEVLARATAALEEVGLASNLHRKMPADLSGGQRKRVGLARSLALNPDVMLYDEPTTGLDPVITARINELIVQTRERHHVTSIVVTHDLSTVQRVANRVIMLYPLNQLQSDESQILFDGTPEALFQHSDPRIQQFVTGAACPA; via the coding sequence ATGGCCATTTTCGACGTTCAAAACGTTCATATTTCGCTGGCTGGGCAGCCCATCCTGCGAAATTTGTCTTTTAGTATCGAAAAGGGTGAATCGGTGTGCATAATTGGCCAAAGTGGGTGCGGCAAAACGGTTTTGCTGAAACTGCTGGTCGGCCTGTTATCCCCCACGGCGGGGGAGCTTGTGTTTGACGGAAAATCGTTGCAAACCCTTACAGGAAAACAACTTCAGGCAATGCGACAACGGATTGGCCTGCTCTTTCAAAGCGGGGCACTGTTCGACAGCCTGTCCGCCATCGACAACGTAATTTTCCCACTTCAGGCACGTGGGATCGGTGTCGCCGAAGTGCTTGCACGCGCCACTGCGGCACTGGAAGAAGTGGGGCTGGCTTCCAATCTGCACCGAAAAATGCCCGCAGACCTGTCTGGTGGACAACGAAAACGGGTAGGACTGGCAAGATCGCTTGCACTGAACCCCGATGTGATGCTGTACGATGAACCCACCACAGGACTGGATCCGGTGATCACCGCTCGAATTAATGAATTGATTGTGCAAACCCGTGAACGGCACCACGTAACCAGTATTGTGGTCACCCACGACCTGAGCACGGTACAGCGGGTTGCGAATCGCGTAATCATGCTCTACCCACTGAATCAATTGCAATCAGACGAGTCGCAGATTCTGTTCGATGGCACACCAGAAGCACTTTTTCAACATTCCGACCCACGAATTCAGCAGTTTGTGACAGGTGCCGCCTGCCCTGCCTGA